A genomic segment from Salvia splendens isolate huo1 chromosome 13, SspV2, whole genome shotgun sequence encodes:
- the LOC121759994 gene encoding 2-methylpropanoate--CoA ligase CCL4-like: protein MKTLSHTQYTSISSSFSSLFQHNPALQWQKQRCKVYRTYPPLNRTIIRASLSYPVSNKASPAAVMPPETKVQPRRAANATPLTPINYLERAAVVYGDCPAILYNDTVRTWSEMYRRCLKLASSIAALGIKRGDVVSVVAPNIPAMSELHFAVPMAGTILNTINLRLDANAIANLLQHSGSKLIFADCQSESLVHEAVSLLPPHLHRPTLVVVGDDACESCSVDCCIDYENMVEGGDEDFKWLMPLSEWDPITLNYTSGTTSSPKGVVHCHRGAFLMSVDSLLDWSVPKQPVYLWTLPMFHANGWSYAWGMAAVGGVNVCLRRVDAPSVYEAIDKYGVTHMCGAPVVLSMLTNHPRTKPLKSAVHIMTAGAPPPPVVLGRAEALGFIVSHGYGLTETGGLVVSCAWKKDWAQLSGTERAKLKARQGVRTVAFGEMDVVEADTGKSVARDGVTMGEIVLRGGSVMLGYLKDQEGTKKSMRDNGWFYTGDVGVMHPDGYLEVKDRSKDVIICGGENLSSVEVEAVLYAHPAINEAAVVARPDAFWGETPCAFVSFKEGAAEKPTEKEIREFCKARLPLYMVPRTVVFQPELPKTSTGKVQKFQLRNMAKDLGKVYV from the exons ATGAAGACTCTCTCACACACTCAATACACCTCaatctcttcttccttctcctcCCTCTTCCAGCATAACCCAGCTTTGCAATGGCAGAAGCAGAGgtgtaaggtataccgtacctacccacccctaaaCAGAACCATCATCAGAGCTTCGCTCTCATACCCCGTCTCCAACAAGGCATCACCCGCAGCAGTGATGCCTCCAGAGACAAAGGTACAACCTCGAAGAGCAGCAAATGCAACCCCTCTCACACCAATAAACTATCTCGAACGAGCCGCGGTCGTGTATGGCGATTGCCCCGCCATTCTATACAACGACACGGTCCGCACGTGGTCCGAGATGTATAGGAGGTGCCTGAAGCTGGCCTCGTCCATCGCCGCCCTCGGCATCAAGCGAGGCGACGTTGTCTCGGTCGTCGCGCCAAACATTCCTGCCATGTCCGAGCTACACTTTGCCGTCCCCATGGCCGGCACCATCCTGAACACGATCAACCTCCGCCTCGACGCCAACGCCATCGCCAATTTGCTCCAGCACAGCGGCTCCAAGCTCATCTTCGCCGACTGCCAGTCCGAGTCCCTCGTCCACGAGGCCGTCTCGCTCCTCCCTCCGCATCTCCACCGCCCGACCTTAGTCGTCGTAGGCGACGACGCCTGCGAGAGCTGCTCCGTGGACTGCTGCATCGACTACGAGAACATGGTGGAGGGCGGGGACGAGGATTTCAAGTGGCTGATGCCGCTGAGCGAGTGGGACCCGATCACCCTCAACTACACATCGGGGACCACCTCCTCGCCAAAAGGAGTGGTGCACTGCCACCGTGGCGCCTTCTTGATGTCGGTGGACTCGCTGCTTGACTGGTCCGTGCCCAAGCAGCCGGTCTACCTGTGGACGCTGCCGATGTTCCACGCCAACGGGTGGAGCTACGCGTGGGGCATGGCCGCGGTTGGGGGCGTCAACGTTTGCCTCCGCCGCGTTGACGCGCCCTCCGTGTACGAGGCCATTGACAAGTACGGAGTGACGCACATGTGCGGCGCACCAGTTGTGCTCAGCATGCTCACGAACCATCCGAGGACAAAGCCGTTGAAGTCGGCCGTCCACATTATGACAGCCGGAGCGCCGCCTCCGCCGGTGGTGCTGGGGCGGGCAGAGGCGCTGGGGTTCATTGTCAGCCACGGGTATGGTCTGACGGAGACTGGGGGTTTGGTGGTGAGCTGCGCGTGGAAAAAGGACTGGGCTCAATTAAGTG GGACGGAGAGGGCAAAGCTGAAGGCAAGGCAAGGAGTGAGGACTGTGGCGTTCGGAGAAATGGACGTCGTGGAGGCGGACACAGGGAAGAGCGTGGCGAGGGACGGGGTTACAATGGGGGAGATCGTGCTACGCGGCGGGAGCGTCATGCTAGGATACCTGAAAGACCAAGAGGGGACCAAGAAGAGCATGAGAGACAATGGCTGGTTCTACACGGGAGACGTCGGGGTCATGCACCCCGACGGCTACCTGGAGGTCAAGGACAGGTCCAAGGATGTGATCATCTGCGGTGGTGAGAATCTCAGCAGCGTCGAGGTCGAGGCCGTCCTCTACGCCCACCCGGCCATCAACGAGGCCGCCGTTGTGGCCCGTCCCGACGCCTTTTGGGGGGAGACGCCGTGCGCATTTGTGAGCTTCAAGGAGGGCGCGGCTGAAAAGCCCACGGAGAAGGAGATCAGGGAATTCTGCAAGGCAAGGCTGCCGCTGTACATGGTGCCGAGAACCGTCGTCTTCCAGCCGGAGCTGCCCAAGACTTCCACTGGAAAAGTTCAGAAGTTTCAGCTTAGAAACATGGCCAAGGATTTGGGCAAGGTTTATGTTTAA